The Lewinellaceae bacterium genome has a segment encoding these proteins:
- a CDS encoding noncanonical pyrimidine nucleotidase, YjjG family has translation MQKYDYLLFDADNTLFDFQTSEAFALEQALQGLGIEFNYGYVESYRVINHEVWRDFENGELAKEHLRNRRFELFFMELGIRADVDRVAREYLEHLSQSAFLIPGAEALLEEVSKNHKLVLVTNGLKEVQRPRLKKSTIGHYFETIVVSDEIGHAKPDAAFFDYVFNEIGFPDKSRVLMIGDNINADIRGGLEYGLDSCWYNPEKKSLENGINPTMIIHQIGQLTRFL, from the coding sequence ATGCAAAAATACGACTACCTGCTCTTCGATGCCGACAATACACTATTCGACTTCCAAACTTCCGAAGCCTTTGCGCTGGAACAGGCCCTCCAGGGATTGGGTATTGAATTTAACTATGGATATGTAGAGTCGTATCGCGTGATCAACCACGAAGTCTGGCGGGATTTTGAAAATGGGGAACTGGCCAAAGAGCACCTTCGGAATCGTCGTTTTGAATTATTTTTCATGGAACTGGGGATAAGGGCCGATGTGGACAGGGTGGCCAGGGAATACCTGGAGCATTTGAGTCAAAGTGCTTTTTTAATTCCCGGAGCAGAAGCACTCTTGGAGGAGGTGAGTAAAAACCATAAACTGGTTTTGGTCACCAATGGTTTAAAGGAAGTTCAACGCCCCAGGTTAAAAAAATCTACGATCGGGCATTATTTTGAAACAATCGTTGTTTCTGACGAGATTGGTCATGCCAAACCCGATGCTGCTTTTTTTGATTACGTATTCAATGAGATCGGTTTTCCCGATAAATCCAGGGTACTCATGATCGGAGATAATATCAATGCAGATATCCGCGGCGGGTTGGAGTACGGATTGGACAGTTGCTGGTATAATCCGGAAAAGAAATCCCTGGAAAACGGGATCAATCCCACCATGATCATACATCAAATCGGTCAATTGACTCGCTTCCTTTAA